The Barnesiella propionica genome includes the window GGGTCTATTTTTGCATGACACTTTGAGCAGACAGCCAAAGTTTTTCGTCTTCGAGCTATCATTTTCTTTTCCCAGTCGGATTTACCTTTCAGGTCTTTAAGTTTGCGAACGTGATGCATTTCGAGTTTATCGGTAGCACCGCATAATTCGCAAACTTGGAGCTTCAGCCTTTCCATAAGGCTGTTACGTCCACCTGTTATGGAAACTGTCCGTGGAATAGTGTCACAGTAAATATTCCCTGCAACCTTTTTGCGTTTGAAACCATCATGATAAAATGATTGGTAAAGTGTCTTACCCTTGCTATTTTCATATGCCACTTGGAAAAACTTGTTCTTTTTATATTTCAGAAGTATTTTCTTTACAGATGATTTGTATTTGTTCGCAAATACCTTATACATGCTGTATGACATAATGTGATAGAAAGAATTGATGACATAGCTGTTATTGGCTATTGAGTAATAATTATAGAACCCTCGGATTTCGGCATTGAACTGACTGACTATTTCCAAGTCATCCAAGTTCAGCATGTACGTTCTGACGATGGATTTCCAAACCTCTTTGCCATTGACGACCGCGATTCTTGCGGCTTTATAATCAAAGAGTTTCTTCCGCATCGTTTCAAAATTCAGGTACAATACAGGCTTGTGTCCGAATGCACGAACCGTTTTACCGTACTTATCCTTACGTAAATCGTTACACCTACGTATAAATACGTCATATCCGAGAAATTTCGCTGGTTTCTGCGCATTGGTTATCAGTGTCTTTTCGTCTGACAGTTCCAGTTTAAGAGCTTCATTCAAATAATTCTTAATATCCTCTTTTACTGTTTTGCAGTCTTCAAGATTACCGGTAATTCCAATCAGAAAGTCATCTGCGTATCTCACGTATTTTAACCGTTTGATACTGCTGTCCATTTCATTACGTGCCGGATAGTTGTTCCGTTCTTCTCGTAGCCGCTTAATTTCGGCGGTCATCTGTTTCCTTACCTTTACATCTTTCTCATTCTTTAGTTTCTTTGCCAGTCGGTATCTTCGCTGTTCGTAGAGCTTGTATCGAGCGTCGCCTTTTCTTGTTACCCCTTTATTGAACCGATTGATGTATTCCTTGATGTACTTGTCGAACTTGTCAAGGTAGATGTTAGCCAGTATTGGGCTGATAATCCCGCCTTGCGGAGTTCCACTGTACGTTCTATGAAATACCCAGTCTTCCACATATCCGGCATTCAGGAATTTTCTGATAAGCCGCAAAAATCTCTCGTCGGCGATACGTTCCCGAAGAATATTAATCAGTACGTCATGATTGATATTGTCGAAGAATCCTTTAATATCGCCTTCAATAAACCATTTCACGGCAGTGAATGTCTTTTGTATATCTATAAGAGCAGTATGACAACTTCGTTTGGGACGAAACCCATGTGAAGTATGTTCAAAACTACCTTCATAGATTGCTTCAAGTATCATTCTGACTACTTCCTGTACCAGCTTATCATCAAAAGAGGGTATGCCAAGCGGACGTTTTTTCCCGTTTTTCTTAGGTATGTACGTCCTTTTGGACGGATTAGGCTGATAAGTCTCATTTTTAAGACTGCCAATCAGTTGTTCAACTCGGTCAATACTCATTCCGTCAATGGTTTTACCATCGGCTC containing:
- a CDS encoding reverse transcriptase/maturase family protein gives rise to the protein MRNPENVLNSLSKHSGNLNYKFERLYRVLFNEEMFYVAYQNIYSKTGNMTAGADGKTIDGMSIDRVEQLIGSLKNETYQPNPSKRTYIPKKNGKKRPLGIPSFDDKLVQEVVRMILEAIYEGSFEHTSHGFRPKRSCHTALIDIQKTFTAVKWFIEGDIKGFFDNINHDVLINILRERIADERFLRLIRKFLNAGYVEDWVFHRTYSGTPQGGIISPILANIYLDKFDKYIKEYINRFNKGVTRKGDARYKLYEQRRYRLAKKLKNEKDVKVRKQMTAEIKRLREERNNYPARNEMDSSIKRLKYVRYADDFLIGITGNLEDCKTVKEDIKNYLNEALKLELSDEKTLITNAQKPAKFLGYDVFIRRCNDLRKDKYGKTVRAFGHKPVLYLNFETMRKKLFDYKAARIAVVNGKEVWKSIVRTYMLNLDDLEIVSQFNAEIRGFYNYYSIANNSYVINSFYHIMSYSMYKVFANKYKSSVKKILLKYKKNKFFQVAYENSKGKTLYQSFYHDGFKRKKVAGNIYCDTIPRTVSITGGRNSLMERLKLQVCELCGATDKLEMHHVRKLKDLKGKSDWEKKMIARRRKTLAVCSKCHAKIDPDRRIRLN